The Formosa sp. Hel1_33_131 genome window below encodes:
- a CDS encoding Fic family protein, which translates to MNSLLKLYETYLDLKKEDDFDFDKFNQFAIVHHSNSIEGSTLSKEETYLLLSENLTPKNKPLEHTLMAIDHYAALKYVIGLAASKTELSDVIIRKIASLIMDKTGSEISSMAGNFDSSKGDYRKVTVRAGNTTFMDYQKVPEKVNELLNYINDTINTVKGFQQINELAFDAHFQMVSIHPFADGNGRLSRLLMNYVQHYHKIPLTAIYLENKSDYFTALEDTRNQKDITIFRKFMFDQTTKNLLEKIEELSQKQVSKKGKGMNFLF; encoded by the coding sequence ATGAATTCTCTTTTAAAATTATATGAAACGTATTTAGACCTAAAAAAAGAGGATGATTTTGATTTTGACAAATTCAATCAATTTGCGATTGTTCATCACTCAAACTCAATTGAAGGATCTACACTTAGTAAGGAAGAAACTTATCTATTATTAAGCGAAAATTTAACCCCTAAAAATAAACCCTTAGAGCATACGTTGATGGCTATTGATCATTATGCAGCTTTAAAATACGTGATTGGTTTAGCAGCGTCTAAAACAGAACTGTCCGATGTTATTATTAGAAAAATAGCATCCTTAATAATGGATAAAACAGGCTCGGAAATATCGTCTATGGCAGGTAATTTTGATTCCTCAAAGGGGGATTACAGAAAAGTGACAGTGAGAGCGGGCAATACGACGTTTATGGATTACCAAAAAGTTCCAGAAAAAGTTAATGAGTTATTAAACTATATTAATGACACTATTAATACAGTAAAAGGGTTTCAACAAATCAATGAATTAGCTTTTGACGCCCACTTTCAGATGGTTTCAATTCATCCATTTGCGGATGGAAATGGAAGACTCAGTCGGCTTTTGATGAACTATGTACAGCACTACCATAAAATTCCGTTAACAGCGATCTATTTAGAAAACAAATCAGACTATTTTACGGCCTTAGAAGACACTCGAAATCAGAAAGACATTACTATTTTCAGGAAATTTATGTTTGATCAAACAACTAAAAATCTATTAGAAAAAATAGAGGAACTCTCTCAGAAACAAGTCTCAAAAAAGGGGAAAGGAATGAATTTTCTTTTTTAA
- a CDS encoding type II toxin-antitoxin system HicA family toxin, translating to MSKTEKLLEKFKSIPNDLTWDELVKILNYLGYFELSKKGKTGGSRRKFVNELKDVINLHKPHPTKIIKKYMIKQLLEKL from the coding sequence ATGAGTAAGACAGAAAAACTCTTAGAAAAATTTAAAAGTATTCCTAATGATTTAACGTGGGATGAACTCGTTAAAATATTAAATTATTTGGGGTATTTTGAATTATCAAAAAAAGGTAAAACAGGGGGTTCTCGACGAAAATTTGTAAATGAACTAAAAGACGTTATAAATTTACATAAACCGCACCCTACTAAGATTATTAAAAAGTATATGATTAAGCAATTATTAGAAAAACTATAA
- a CDS encoding type II toxin-antitoxin system HicB family antitoxin, with protein sequence MKNTLEYKGYLGTVEYSNEDNCLYGKIIGIDDLVNYEAQSVEELNTYFKEAVEDYLATCKEVNKEPNKTFKGVFNVRTSKDNHRALSMIAEKNKMKLNEVINKAFDFFITNEDKVLG encoded by the coding sequence ATGAAAAACACATTAGAATATAAAGGCTATTTAGGAACTGTAGAATATAGTAACGAAGATAATTGTCTTTATGGAAAAATTATAGGAATAGATGATTTAGTTAATTATGAAGCTCAATCGGTTGAAGAATTAAACACCTATTTTAAGGAAGCTGTTGAAGATTATTTAGCGACTTGTAAAGAAGTAAACAAAGAACCAAATAAAACATTTAAAGGCGTCTTTAATGTTCGTACCTCTAAAGATAATCATAGAGCCTTATCAATGATCGCAGAAAAAAATAAGATGAAATTAAATGAAGTTATAAATAAAGCATTTGATTTCTTTATAACAAATGAAGATAAAGTATTAGGCTAA
- a CDS encoding plasmid stabilization protein → MKVIYLRSFLSDLKKIKDQKIKNKIKILILEIKGANLLEDVENIKKLKGYSMAYRSRIGDYRVGMYKEFESVELARFVKRNDIYKVFPKKGAK, encoded by the coding sequence ATGAAAGTTATATATTTAAGGAGTTTCCTTTCTGATTTAAAAAAAATTAAAGATCAAAAAATTAAGAATAAAATTAAGATTTTGATTCTTGAAATTAAAGGAGCAAACCTATTAGAAGATGTTGAAAACATCAAAAAACTAAAAGGCTATTCTATGGCTTATAGATCACGAATTGGTGATTATAGAGTTGGAATGTATAAGGAATTTGAAAGTGTAGAGCTTGCACGTTTCGTAAAGCGAAATGATATATATAAGGTGTTTCCAAAAAAGGGGGCAAAATGA
- a CDS encoding type II toxin-antitoxin system RelE/ParE family toxin, with amino-acid sequence MYKLDFTTKFKKDLKKIKSNKKEYVLAVKLLKILEKEGVFGVPIIMRPHKLTGNYKDNWECHIKPDLLIIWVQIENPNTVKLVRIGSHSELFK; translated from the coding sequence ATGTACAAATTAGATTTTACAACTAAGTTTAAAAAGGATTTAAAAAAAATAAAAAGTAACAAAAAAGAATATGTACTTGCCGTTAAACTATTAAAAATCCTTGAAAAAGAAGGGGTTTTTGGAGTTCCAATAATTATGCGTCCCCACAAATTAACAGGAAATTATAAAGATAATTGGGAGTGTCATATCAAACCAGATTTGTTAATTATATGGGTTCAAATTGAAAATCCGAATACAGTTAAGCTCGTTAGAATAGGTTCTCATTCTGAATTATTTAAATAA